The following coding sequences lie in one Musa acuminata AAA Group cultivar baxijiao chromosome BXJ3-1, Cavendish_Baxijiao_AAA, whole genome shotgun sequence genomic window:
- the LOC135629475 gene encoding NADPH-dependent diflavin oxidoreductase 1-like, with the protein MEEKSSHLLVLYASQTGNAMDAAERVGREAERGGCPSVQVLPIDRFDASCLPDQEIVIFVVSTTGQGDIPDSMKVFWRFLLQRNLSNQWLEGLHYAVFGLGDSGYQKYNFSAKKLDKRLSDLGAKPLIEKGLGDDQHPSGYEGALDPWLLSLWKMLNTVHPNILPRVSDIMDPSKRSLDHAKIEVIYHSSDKMQPDHLTAYDLESSEVVIERACSMSPAQFHYHDKKPQYLLHMITNQRLTNVNHSRDVRHFEFEASSNVIDYQVGDVLEILPSQNPAAVDAFIQRCNLDPNCYITVKARDTEKQSAYKSIKSLVRPIKLKNFVELTMDVASASPRRYFFEVMSFYATAEYEKERLQYFASPEGMDDLYQYNQRERRTVVEVLEDFPSVQMPFEWLVQLVPPLKTRAFSISSSPSVHPNQVHLTVSIVSWTTPFKRKRHGLCSSWLAGLDPFKRSGVHIPAWVTRGSLPPPPPSLPLILIGPGTGCAPFRAFVEERALQNLTRSTSPILFFFGCRNQSVDFLYKNLWLAQAQDDGVLSADKGGGFFVAFSRDQPQKIYVQHKMKEESKRIWSLLSSGAAIYIAGSSTKMPTDVTSTLEEIIAVENGMSKESAARWLRLLEKAGKFFIEAWS; encoded by the exons ATGGAGGAGAAGTCGAGCCATCTGCTAGTTCTCTACGCTTCGCAGACTGGGAATGCTATGGATGCTGCCGAGCGCGTTGGTAGGGAGGCAGAACGCGGTGGCTGCCCTTCTGTCCAAGTCCTCCCCATCGACCGCTTTGACGCG AGTTGTTTACCAGACCAAGAAATTGTAATTTTTGTGGTTTCTACCACAGGACAGGGGGATATACCAGACTCAATGAAG GTGTTTTGGAGGTTTCTTTTGCAGAGGAACCTTAGCAATCAGTGGTTGGAAGGACTTCACTATGCAGTTTTTGGACTGGGTGACTCAGGGTACCAGAAATATaat TTTAGTGCAAAAAAGCTGGACAAAAGGCTTTCAGATCTCGGAGCAAAACCATTAATTGAAAAAGGTTTAGGAGATGATCAGCACCCTTCAGG CTATGAAGGTGCTCTGGATCCTTGGTTGTTATCTTTGTGGAAGATGCTGAATACAGTGCATCCAAACATTTTGCCTAGGGTTTCAGATATTATGGATCCTTCTAAGAGAAGTTTGGATCATGCAAAAATTGAGGTTATTTACCATTCTTCTGACAAGATGCAACCAGATCATTTAACTGCATATG ATCTGGAAAGTTCTGAGGTGGTGATAGAGCGTGCATGTTCAATGTCACCTGCACAGTTTCATTATCATGATAAGAAGCCACAGTATCTTTTGCATATG ATAACTAATCAACGATTGACAAATGTGAACCATAGTAGAGATGTGCGTCACTTTGAATTTGAAGCTTCATCGAAT GTCATTGACTATCAAGTGGGTGATGTTCTTGAGATTCTACCAAGTCAAAATCCTGCTGCTGTCGATGCATTTATACAGCGCTGTAACCTAGATCCAAACTGTTACATCACA GTCAAGGCTAGGGATACTGAAAAACAATCCGCCTACAAAAGTATAAAGAGCTTGGTGCGCCCTATTAAACTGAAAAACTTTGTGGAGCTTACAATGGATGTCGCGTCAGCTTCTCCTCGGCGTTACTTTTTTGAG GTCATGAGCTTTTATGCAACAGCTGAATATGAGAAGGAGAGGCTTCAATATTTTGCTTCTCCTGAAGGAATGGATGATCTATATCAGTATAATCAGAGGGAGCGAAGAACTGTTGTAGAG GTACTAGAGGATTTTCCATCTGTGCAGATGCCGTTTGAATGGTTGGTGCAGCTGGTCCCTCCACTAAAAACAAGAGCATTTTCCATATCCTCTTCCCCttcagttcatccaaatcaagttCACTTAACTGTGAGCATTGTGTCATGGACTACTCCTTTTAAGAGAAAGAGACATGGCCTCTGCTCATCATGGCTAGCTGGACTTGATCCATTTAAAAGAAGCG GAGTTCACATTCCCGCTTGGGTAACTCGAGGTTCCCTGCCTCCACCTCCACCATCACTACCTCTCATTCTCATTGGACCAGGAACTGGATGTGCACCATTCCGAGCATTTGTTGAGGAACGTGCTCTCCAGAATTTGACCAGATCAAcatctcctattctcttcttTTTCGGATGTAGAAACCAATCAGTCGATTTCTTATACAAGAACTTATGGTTGGCGCAAGCCCAAGATGATGGGGTTCTATCAGCAGATAAGGGTGGCGGCTTCTTTGTTGCTTTTTCTAGAGATCAGCCACAAAAAATCTATGTACAGCATAAGATGAAGGAAGAGAGTAAAAGGATTTGGAGTCTACTGAGTTCAGGAGCTGCAATATACATCGCAGGGTCCTCCACAAAGATGCCGACAGATGTGACATCAACCCTGGAAGAAATTATTGCAGTAGAAAATGGGATGTCTAAAGAATCAGCTGCAAGATGGCTCCGGCTACTAGAGAAGGCTGGTAAATTTTTCATCGAGGCATGGTCATGA